The genomic region CTCACCGGCGACAGCCTCACCGGCCGGCAGGCGGCCGAGTGGGGGCTGGCGGTCGAGTCGGTGCCGCCCGACGAGCTCGACGCGGCCACCGAGGACCTCGTGGGTCGCATCGCCCAGATGCCGGTCAACCAGCTGGTCATGGTCAAGCTCGCCCTCAACAGCGCACTCCTGGCGCAGGGCGTCGCGAACTCCGGCATGGTCAGCACCGTGTTCGACGGCGTCTCCCGGCACACCCGCGAGGGCTACGCGTTCCAGCAGCGTGCCGCGACGGTGGGCTTCCGCGAGGCGGTGCGCGAGCGTGACGAGCCGTTCGGCGACGCGAAGCCCAGACCGTCCAGCACGCCGTCCAGCACGCCGTCCAGCGCGCCGTCCAGCGCGCCGCAGGGCACGCCCGAGCCGTGACGACGACACCGCAGGCGGTGCGGCCGCTGACCGCCCGTTCGGCGATCCTGAGCCTCCTGCTCGGCGCCCACCCGCCGGAGGCGCCCGGCAGCAGCATCGTCGGCTGGGGCCGCGCGCTCGGCGTGACCGAGCCGGCCGTCCGCGTCGCCCTGACCCGCATGGCCGCGGCGGGCGACCTCGACCGCACCGACTCCGTCTACCGCCTGAGCCCGCGGCTGCTGCGACGGCAGGAGCGCCAGGACGCGGCGATCGAGCAGCGCACGCTGCCGTGGAGCGGTGAGTGGCGCGCCGCCGCGATCACCGTCGTCGGGGCGAGCGCCGGCGCCCGTGCCGACCTGCGTCAGCGCCTGGGTGCCGCGCGGTTCGGCGAGCTGCGTGAGGGCTTCTGGATGCGACCGGACAATCTCGACGGTGCACCCGACCCCGCGGTGGCCGCGAGCGTGGAGGTCATGGCCGTGCGCCCCGAGCGCCCCGCAGCCGAGCTCGTACCGATGCTGTTCGACCTCGAGGGCTGGGCCGGGAGTGCGCACGAGCTCACGGCCTCGCTGGCCGCGGCCGAGCACCTGGCCGACCGCATCGCGATCGCGGCGGCCGTCGTGCGCCACCTGGTCGCCGACCCGCTGCTCCCGGAGGAGCTGCTGCCGTCGGACTGGCCCGGGCCCGGGCTGCGGAGCACGTACGCGACCTTCCGCGAGGAGCTCGTCAGCCGCTGAACGGCGTCGAGGGTCGCTTCCGGTGCCTGGCGCAGTGGGGTGGGCGCGGGGCAGACTCGGCACACCCACGGAGAGGCAGGACATGGCAGAGCAGGTGGACGTCGTGGTCGTCGGCGCGGGCGCGAGCGGGCTGGCAGCGGCAGCCGACCTGACGGCGCGCGGCCGGTCCGTCGCGGTGCTCGAGGCGCGCGACCGCATCGGCGGCAAGATCTGGACCGTGCCGCTGGCCGGCCATCCCGTCGACCTCGGTGCCCACTGGATCGGCCCCGGCCAGGACCGGATGTACGCCCTCGCCGGGCGGCTGGGCCTGACGGTCGAGCCCCAACGTCTGAAGGGACGGGCGGTCGCGCTGACGTCACGGGGCCGGCGCACGACCCGCAGCTCGCAGATCCCGCCCGTGCCGCTGCGCGCGAACCTCGAGATGCTCCGCCTCGGTATTCGCCTCGAACGGGCGGCCCGCCGCCTCGACCGGGACCAGCCGTGGGTCGGTGACGACCTGGCCGAGTCCGACGTGAACACCCTCGCCAGCCGGCCGCTGCGCCACCGGGACACGCGCGGGCTGCTGAGCATCATGACCCGCACGGTCGCGGGCGCAGAACCGGCCGAGATGTCCGAGCTCGGGGTCATGGCGCTCCGGCGCGGGTCCACGAGCCTGGCCCGACTCGTGAGCTTCAAGGGCGGGGCCCAGCAGGACCACCTGGTGGAGGGGATGGGCGCCGTCGTCGACGGTCTGGCCGAACCGGTCCGCCACCTCGTCCGCACCGGTCATCCGGTGGAGTCGGTCGACCAGCGGGGCGAGCAGGTCGTCGTCACGGCCGGCGGCGAGGAGGTCACGTGCCGGGCGGTCGTGGTGGCCACGGCTCCTCGGCAGCGCCGCGACATTCGCTGGTTCCCCGAGCTCCCGCTCGACCACCGCCACCTCACGGGGACCGGGCTCGGCGCCTACAGCAAGTTCGTGATCGCCTTCGATCGACCGTTCTGGCGCGACCGTGGGCTCTCCGGCCTCGTGCTCGGCCTCGACCACACCGTGCAGATGGTCGTCGACCTCGGCGCCGACGACGTCGGGCTGCTGGCGGCCTTCGTGACCGGTCAGCCGGCGCGCGACCTCGCCCGGCTCGACGAGCCGGCCCGCCACGCCGCCGTGGCCGCCGACCTCGTCGCGGCACTCGGCCCGGCCGCAGCCGAGGAGCACTGGCGCGGCGTCGTGAGCCACCAGTGGCGCGAGGACCCGTGGAGCCGGGGCGCCCCCGTCACGGTGTTCGGGCCGGGCGCCTACCTCGCGGGTGCGCCGGCACTCGCACGCCCCCATGGCCGGGTGCACTGGGCCGGCACCGACTCGGCCAACCGGTGGTCGGGCTACGTCGAAGGCGCGCTGCAGGCCGGCGAGCGGGCCGCCGCCGAGGTCGACGCCCTGCTGGGCTGACGACCGGGTCGCCTACCGCAGGGAGTACGTCACGACCGACACGGCCACGTACTGCGCGACGAAGGCCAGGACCGTGCAGAGGTGGAAGATCTCGTGGAACCCGAACGTCTCGGGCAGCGGGTTCGGGCGCTTCGACGCGTAGACCACGCCGCCGATCGTGTAGATCACGCCGCCGGAGGCCACCAGGGCCAGGGCCGCGACGTTGACCCACGTGGGGAACTGGTCGGCGCCGTCGATGAACGCCGGGATGAACGGCAGGGCGAGCCAGCCGAGCGCGATGTACAGGACCGTGAACACCCACCGTGGCGCCTCGATCCACAGCACGCGCAGCACCGAGCTGACCACCGCGGTCACCCACACCGTGCCCAGCAGCCACCAGCGCGCACCCCCGTCGAGGTACAGGATCGCGAACGGCGTATAGGTGCCGGCGATCAGGACGTAGATGTTGGCGTGGTCGAACCGCCGCCAGAACGCCCACAGACGGATCTCCCACGTGCCGCGGTGGTACGTGGCCGAGACCGTGAACAGCAGGATCGCGCTCACGACGTAGATCGAGGATCCCCACCGGGTCGCGGCGGTGGGGGACAACACGACGAGCACCACGGCCGCGGCGAGCAGGAACGGCAGGAAGCCGGCGTGCACCCAGCCGCGCAGACGCGGCTTCAGCTCGGCGATCTTGTCGGCCATGCCGCGGGTCCGACGGTCGACGGGTGCCGCCTCGTCGGGTTCGGCGCCACCTGCTGCGATCTCGCCCATGGCCTCGTCCTGTCGTCGTGTGCGACTGGTGCGTCGCGACGTCACGCCCAGCGTCCCACGGGTGGGAGCCAGCGGTCAGGCGTCTGGGGCCGTCGTCGTGCCGCGCCGACGCAGCCGGACGAGCGTCGTCGTGCCGACCAGGAGCTCGAAGGCCGTGACGGTGTAGACGGCCAGCCGCTCCCAGACGCCGTCGGGGAGAACGTCGACGGCGGTCGATCCGCTGTCGAGCACCAGGGCGATCGTGCCGAGGAGACCGACGACGCCCAGGGCCATGAAGGCGGCCCCCAGCCGCCGCAGGTCGGCGGAGCGGCGGGCCGCGAGCCCCGCCACGATCACGGTGAGATTGCCCCCGACGATCGCCATCGCGGCGCCGATGCCGTGCAGCGCCCCGATGCCGTTGTCGACGTTGGCCTGGCCGCTGTTGACGACGCCCACGAGGACGATGCCGATCCCGTGGGTCACGGCGAGGGCCAGGAAGGTCCGGCGGTGGGCGCTGCCGAGGACCGGGACCGCCAGCAGGGCCGCCGCGACGAAGAACACACCGCTCAGCACGAAGCCCGTGTTCATGACCAGGTGCAGGGGGGAGTCGATCGCGCGTCCGCCGGACGTCTCGACCTGGGGGATCCCGAGGTCGCTGATGTAGTTGGTGGCGTACGAATAGCCCGGGAACGCGGCGGCTGCGACGGCCTCGGACACGACGTAGACCACGCCCGCCGCGATCCAGCAGGCCGCAGCGGCGCGACCCGCGCGGGGTGGTCTCACGACGTCGGTGTCCATGTCCCGACGACGGTATCGACTCCGTGCGGTGCCGGCAGGTCAGCGGATCCTGACCTGAAGGGCGGACCCACTTTCGGTAACATCGTTGACGGTCATGCAGTCGGCCGAGATCCCTTCCGAGACGGAGGAACCATGGATCGTGCTGCCCACGAAGCAGCGCAGCGCGTCACCGACGCCATCCGCGACGTTCGCACCGACCAGGGCCTCGAGGCCACGATCGACGACATCGTCCGCCGCACGCTCGAGGTGCTGCCGGGCTGTGACGCCGTGAGCCTCGCCGTGGTGGCGAACCACACCCGCGCGATCGACGCGTACTCCGCCAGCCGGCCGGAGCTCGAGTCGCTCGACCGCCTGCAGTTCCGGCTCGGCGAGGGCCCCGCGATCGACGCCACGGCGCAGATGCAGGTCGTGGAGTCCTCCGACCTTGCCCGCGAGTCCCGGTGGGACCGGTGGCGCTCCGCCGCGGTGGCCGACGAGGGGTTCCAGGCGGTGCGCGCCCTGCCGATCCACGTCGCGGGGCGCCCGTACGGCACCCTCCTCTCGTACGGCACCGCCCACCCTCTTCCGGGCGGCGACCAGATCGTCACGCACCTCTGGGCCGCGCACGTCGCGTCGGCGGTCGCCGCGGCGCACGCCCGGGCGGGGCTCGAGGTCGCCGTCGACTCCCGCACCACGATCGGCGTCGCGATCGGGATGCTGATGGTCCAGTACGGCATCGACCGCGATCGCGCGTTCGACGTCCTGAAGCGCACCTCGCAGTCCGCCAACCGCAAGCTGACGGCCGTCGTCGAGGCGTACATCGAGACCCGCCGCCTCCCCGGCATCGAGCGCGAGCCGCTCCCGCGACTGTGACCGACGACGTGGACGTTCAGGGAGCGCGAGGTCTCGGCTCCGCCTACCCTCGAGGCATGAGTTCAGCGGGCGGGTCGGGTCGCGGCCCGGACGACCCCTGGACCGTGCTGCGCCTGCCCTTCGACACGGCGGCTCCGCGGGCGGCGCGCCGTCACCTGCTGGACGAGCTCACGCGGTCTGGTCTGCGCGACGCCGTGATCGTCGACGCGCAGGTCGTCCTGGCCGAGCTCGTCAACAACGGCGTCGAGCACGGTGAGCCGGGCCCCGGCGGCACGATCGAGATCTCCTGGCGCATCCTCGACGACCACCTGCGCCTGAGCGTCTGCGACGGCGGCAGTGCGAGCGAGCTGCGCCCGATGGAGTTCACCGACCACAGCCTCCGCGGCCGGGGCCTGGCGATCATCGACCAGCTGGCCGACCGCTGGACGTTCGATGCCACTCAAGGCACGCGCATCACGGTCGAGCTCGACTACAGCAACGAGGACACGGTCACCTCGGACTGACGGCCGCGGGCGAGGGTCAGCGTAGAGTCGGGAGATCATGTCGAGGAGGTAGGCCGTGGACGTCGCCAGGACGCTCGCCGCGATGGCGGTGGAGCTCGAGCAGGAGCGCGATCCCGAGACCGTGCTCGACCGGGTGAGCCACTACGCGCGACTCGTCCTGGACGCCGAC from Aeromicrobium sp. Sec7.5 harbors:
- a CDS encoding PaaX family transcriptional regulator C-terminal domain-containing protein, whose protein sequence is MTTTPQAVRPLTARSAILSLLLGAHPPEAPGSSIVGWGRALGVTEPAVRVALTRMAAAGDLDRTDSVYRLSPRLLRRQERQDAAIEQRTLPWSGEWRAAAITVVGASAGARADLRQRLGAARFGELREGFWMRPDNLDGAPDPAVAASVEVMAVRPERPAAELVPMLFDLEGWAGSAHELTASLAAAEHLADRIAIAAAVVRHLVADPLLPEELLPSDWPGPGLRSTYATFREELVSR
- the trhA gene encoding PAQR family membrane homeostasis protein TrhA → MGEIAAGGAEPDEAAPVDRRTRGMADKIAELKPRLRGWVHAGFLPFLLAAAVVLVVLSPTAATRWGSSIYVVSAILLFTVSATYHRGTWEIRLWAFWRRFDHANIYVLIAGTYTPFAILYLDGGARWWLLGTVWVTAVVSSVLRVLWIEAPRWVFTVLYIALGWLALPFIPAFIDGADQFPTWVNVAALALVASGGVIYTIGGVVYASKRPNPLPETFGFHEIFHLCTVLAFVAQYVAVSVVTYSLR
- a CDS encoding flavin monoamine oxidase family protein, with protein sequence MAEQVDVVVVGAGASGLAAAADLTARGRSVAVLEARDRIGGKIWTVPLAGHPVDLGAHWIGPGQDRMYALAGRLGLTVEPQRLKGRAVALTSRGRRTTRSSQIPPVPLRANLEMLRLGIRLERAARRLDRDQPWVGDDLAESDVNTLASRPLRHRDTRGLLSIMTRTVAGAEPAEMSELGVMALRRGSTSLARLVSFKGGAQQDHLVEGMGAVVDGLAEPVRHLVRTGHPVESVDQRGEQVVVTAGGEEVTCRAVVVATAPRQRRDIRWFPELPLDHRHLTGTGLGAYSKFVIAFDRPFWRDRGLSGLVLGLDHTVQMVVDLGADDVGLLAAFVTGQPARDLARLDEPARHAAVAADLVAALGPAAAEEHWRGVVSHQWREDPWSRGAPVTVFGPGAYLAGAPALARPHGRVHWAGTDSANRWSGYVEGALQAGERAAAEVDALLG
- a CDS encoding GAF and ANTAR domain-containing protein, which codes for MDRAAHEAAQRVTDAIRDVRTDQGLEATIDDIVRRTLEVLPGCDAVSLAVVANHTRAIDAYSASRPELESLDRLQFRLGEGPAIDATAQMQVVESSDLARESRWDRWRSAAVADEGFQAVRALPIHVAGRPYGTLLSYGTAHPLPGGDQIVTHLWAAHVASAVAAAHARAGLEVAVDSRTTIGVAIGMLMVQYGIDRDRAFDVLKRTSQSANRKLTAVVEAYIETRRLPGIEREPLPRL
- a CDS encoding DUF998 domain-containing protein; translated protein: MDTDVVRPPRAGRAAAACWIAAGVVYVVSEAVAAAAFPGYSYATNYISDLGIPQVETSGGRAIDSPLHLVMNTGFVLSGVFFVAAALLAVPVLGSAHRRTFLALAVTHGIGIVLVGVVNSGQANVDNGIGALHGIGAAMAIVGGNLTVIVAGLAARRSADLRRLGAAFMALGVVGLLGTIALVLDSGSTAVDVLPDGVWERLAVYTVTAFELLVGTTTLVRLRRRGTTTAPDA
- a CDS encoding ATP-binding protein gives rise to the protein MSSAGGSGRGPDDPWTVLRLPFDTAAPRAARRHLLDELTRSGLRDAVIVDAQVVLAELVNNGVEHGEPGPGGTIEISWRILDDHLRLSVCDGGSASELRPMEFTDHSLRGRGLAIIDQLADRWTFDATQGTRITVELDYSNEDTVTSD